Sequence from the Prunus persica cultivar Lovell chromosome G5, Prunus_persica_NCBIv2, whole genome shotgun sequence genome:
TGGAACGCCTTACTAGTCTTGCAAGTTCTGGACCTGTTCGACGTTCGAAAGTGaaggtatttttcttttgtaattcttTTAGGTGATGATTGTTTGTTCATGCATTTTACATGTTACGCTGACAGGATATGAGTGCCGAGGTGGTAGATAGCAATCCCTACAGTAGGCTTATGGCACTTCAGAGGATGGGTATTGTGGAAAACtatgaaagaatacgggactTCTCAGTTGCCATTGTTGTCTGTATTTATCTCCTCTTTCAATGTTCCTTTTGTTATTGTAGATTTGTTCTTGCCACTGACTTGTAGTGATGTcctatttggtttttttttttttttttttttttttttttttgcagggAGTAGGCGGTGTAGGAAGTGTAGCAGCTGAAATGCTAACGAGATGTGGTATTGGTCGCCTTTTGTTGTATGATTATGACAAAGTAGAGTTAGCTAACATGAATAGGTTATTCTTTCGACCAGAGCAGGTATTCATACTTGTTTTCTCATCcgtttctttttgaaaatttttcttTACTAGTTTTGTCTCAACCAAGTCATTTAATGCTTCAAAGATTAGATGCTACTGCTTTTAGATTGAACCAAAGTTCTTATTTCTTGCTGTTGTGTTGTTACTTTAATCCAATTTTTTACATACCAAAcatcattttattttccaagttttcatgattatacaatttataaattttcattcaaatgtgatctgttttccttttcagaGCGGTATGACAAAAACAGATGCTGCTGTACAGACCCTTTCAGACATAAATCCCGATGTTGTGCTTGAGGTAAGCATTTCTTAGGATTTTTCCCATATCTAACTTGATCACGACTGTTAAAGTTCATTCGTCTTGAATTTCCATTTACACTTTCTAGGCATAGAAGAATGCTAATATGTCAATGCTCTAGTATGGATACTTATATATTTGATGGTTCCATCTTAGTGTCCATATTTTGTAACCATGCTGAacaatttctttgttcttAGAGCTATACACTGAACATCACAACAGTGCAAGGTTTTGATACCTTTATGTCCAGTTTAAAAGATAAATCATTCCGCCCAAATAAAGAAGGCAGTGGAGTGGACCTTGTGTTAAGCTGTGTTGATAATTATGAAGCAAGAATGGCTGTTAATCAGGTATGAGGTTATAATTATggtctcttcctttcttctgcttccaagaaacctgttgtaatttttttttctttttctgactGTTATACAGGCTTGCAATGAATTGAATCAGACATGGATGGAGTCTGGTAAGCAAAATACTTCCTGCATTTGTATTACCCTAAgtgtaatattaattaaaagacACACTGTGGGTTACATGCATTGAAATGCTGATTGGGTGAGATGAGATCTAATCAGGACCTAAGTGAAGGACACACATTTTGTCAGATCAGATATAAATGGCTGAAGTTCACGGTGGATGAGATGCATGCATCTCAGCCGTATATTCTTTTGTATGTGTATTAGTAGTATGTATGTATGAGTCATATGGTCAAGCATACCCGCATTTTTTAGACATACAACTTTATTCTGCATGAGTTTTCTTAATCAAAGAAGCATACATGCTATATCCTGAAAATCATTGTGGTTGTTATCCAATCAATATTTACGGCCTAGTGCATGTCATATAGGAAAAAcatatactttttcttttatatgcaATACATGTATGCTTTACAAGAAAACTCACTTGAAGAACATAAACATTCAGGTGTGTCTGAGGATGCTGTTTCAGGCCATATTCAGTTGCTGATTCCTGGTGAAACTGCCTGTTTTGCATGTGCACCACCTTTGGtatgattttttgtttgaattttaatgATGTTTGAGGATTCTCAGTGAGGAATATGAAACATGAAGACTTGAAgattgatttttatttcttcttgtaTATCTCTTTCTTAGGTTGTAGCATCTGGAGTGGATGAACGTACACTTAAGCGGGAAGGGGTTTGTGCTGCATCTTTACCTACTACTATGGTAAAATATCTCTCCCAATCTCTTGGTGGCTCTCCCTTTCTGGGAATTTTATTATTCAGACTTGCTAGTGTTTGTATCTTACTGGTAGTTTGGTTGAAATTCATGTCTGGAATCTGGATGTTGGTACTTATTAtttaaaagagaaagaaaagaaaagaaaaaaacttgtcATTGTCATCGAATTCAAATGAAGATGATGCTTGGCTTAGTTACTCTGTAGTATTCAGGCTGTGGAGACAATCTATAGTTGGTTGATTGATGTGTCAATATTTGATTTGGTATGGATGTCATTCGTATAGCAactaaatttgatttgattttttaggGAGTTGTTGCTGGGCTTCTAGTCCAAAATACACTAAAATACTTGCTGAACTTTGGAAACGTCTCCCCATACTTGGTAAGTCGTATGTTGTATTCTCTCTCATCCTGCTTTTATTTGGCAGAACATCTCAAGGGATTTAGTAATATATTAAGGTTTAGCATTAAATTGTTTCTTCATTGCAGCATGCTGATCAGCCCGAATTTGGTGTGCTTGATTGCAGGGATATAATTCTCTTAAAGACTTCTTCCCAACCATGGAAATGAAGCCAAACCCTCAGTGTTCAAATTTTGCTTGTCTAGAACGGCAGGTAAAGAAACAAAGATCTAGCACTCGTGCACCCAAACTGGATCTAATGATTTTTAGACATTCTGTTAGTTGGTTTGGCATTGATGCTGAAGACCGTATCTACTGTGCAGAAAGAATTCTTGCTTGTAAAGCCAGCTAGGGATGCTGCACTTAAAGCAAAGATGGAAGCTGAAGCATCATCATCAGTTACAGAATGTCCACTTCATCTTGATAATGAATGGGAAATAAGGTACTCAAATTACACAGTTACACTAATGCCGcccttcaaaaaaaaaaaaaaactgggcACATTGGGGATATTTTCTCCGTTGCATGTAAAAAGAATGACGTGCATTTGAGAGGAATAATTTCATGGAAATGAAAGCATACCTATGGCAATCAAACTGTGCCATAGGTTATAAACTGAATAACATGCATtttatcatttgatttgtGTTGTTTTTGCAGTGTCGTTGATGATAGCGAGCCAGATAGGATAGAGGCCAAAAGTGCAGGTAATTTATCCTCTAATGTTTCAAGTTCTTAGCAATTAGACGGATTCCACTGGAAAATCTCGCATGTCACTTCTTTTCTCATCGATTTCTGTCATTTGGTCTCAGATGCTCTACCAGAAGGTCTTGTTCGCGAGCTTCCCAATGCAGATGAGTTCCAAAAATCGCCTACCGAAGCCGCAGATGCTACTATTGATGACCTAGAAGATCTCCGGAAGCAACTCGAGGCCCTTAATTCTTAAattatcatatatttttttatttgtagcCCTCTTCGAAATTGATCTGTAGCTTCATTGTTTCTAACTTTATAGTCGCACCCTGAAGTGAGGGTGTACATGAGGTGGATAATACTAATCTCCATACATGCAAGACAGTTTTCTGAGTGTTACGGTATCTGGGATTTTTGGTTTAATTCTCAAATTTATACACCTTGCAATTTAAACTCTTAAAAAATTGTGTTCTTACATTttccaataatatatttttttttgtgtcaaaAATGTACTCTTTacatttttcaatttataCTCGACGTACAGCTCGATAAATTATCTTCTTGAGATGTCATGTGCAGAATGGTGTTTTGgcagaaaaaatagaaagaaaataaaaaagagaatggtgttttgtcaaaaaagaaaaagagtaagataaataaaaaatatttttttttaatttaaaaatttatatagaaggaaaaaagaagaagaagaaattgtatcGTCTACGTGGCGTCTTCCATCGCGCGCAAACCCTACATTGCAAGCGGCTTGGCCGCTTCACAAATCGAAAAGAACAAAGCCTCCCTCAGAACTCCGACTACGGCGCTTCACGCAGTTTGAATTCAGTTCCAAGCTTCCCTCAAAAACTTGGTTTCAGTATTTTCGATTTGATCATTTGAAACCGTTGATTTCCTCCTCTGCAAATTACCAGAAAAGTTAATATAACAAACGAAAATGGCTGCTGTTGAAGAAATagtagagaaagagaaagctcCCGAAgcgaaaaaagaagaagcggaagaagaagaagaagtggaagaagatgaagatgaggagCTTTGGACATCGGACTCGGACGTCGGAGATGCATTGGACTATTTGGACTCGAGGGACGATGACAGAGGAGTCGACGGTGGTTTCACAATCAATTCTAGGCGTCCCAATGCCCATGGAGGCCTTCACTCTCGCCCTAACTCCTCAACCCTTCAGCCTCTCTCTAATCGCAACCAGAAGTTCACTACCCACATCCGAGCTTCACCTTTAGAGGTACAATTTTGAGAATTTAAAAGTGAATTTCAAttgcttttgttgttgctATTGTAAGGTAATTGAATGCAAAACTTCTTAGGTGAGATGAGCTTTTACATTGTTTGGTTCGAATTCTGCTTATTGTTGAAGTTTTTCAGCCTAGAACTGTTAATTTGCTTGTAAAGTTACATTTTTTAAAGCTGGTTTTGCGATGTAGGAGTGGGAAGGCAGGTTGAATGTTGGCATGTCCAACTCCGTGACAACTGCCATTCGTGGAAGTGTTCGAGATACGGCCATTGGCAGAAAGAGAACTACTGAGAAAGCGGACCGTGCCACTGTTGAGCAGGTGAAA
This genomic interval carries:
- the LOC18778128 gene encoding ubiquitin-like modifier-activating enzyme 5 isoform X2, whose translation is MKEYGTSQLPLLSGVGGVGSVAAEMLTRCGIGRLLLYDYDKVELANMNRLFFRPEQSGMTKTDAAVQTLSDINPDVVLESYTLNITTVQGFDTFMSSLKDKSFRPNKEGSGVDLVLSCVDNYEARMAVNQACNELNQTWMESGVSEDAVSGHIQLLIPGETACFACAPPLVVASGVDERTLKREGVCAASLPTTMGVVAGLLVQNTLKYLLNFGNVSPYLGYNSLKDFFPTMEMKPNPQCSNFACLERQKEFLLVKPARDAALKAKMEAEASSSVTECPLHLDNEWEISVVDDSEPDRIEAKSADALPEGLVRELPNADEFQKSPTEAADATIDDLEDLRKQLEALNS
- the LOC18778128 gene encoding ubiquitin-like modifier-activating enzyme 5 isoform X1, with the protein product MEVELKEMLNDLESLKRSLTDPSHHAPIDQLQLRVERLTSLASSGPVRRSKVKDMSAEVVDSNPYSRLMALQRMGIVENYERIRDFSVAIVGVGGVGSVAAEMLTRCGIGRLLLYDYDKVELANMNRLFFRPEQSGMTKTDAAVQTLSDINPDVVLESYTLNITTVQGFDTFMSSLKDKSFRPNKEGSGVDLVLSCVDNYEARMAVNQACNELNQTWMESGVSEDAVSGHIQLLIPGETACFACAPPLVVASGVDERTLKREGVCAASLPTTMGVVAGLLVQNTLKYLLNFGNVSPYLGYNSLKDFFPTMEMKPNPQCSNFACLERQKEFLLVKPARDAALKAKMEAEASSSVTECPLHLDNEWEISVVDDSEPDRIEAKSADALPEGLVRELPNADEFQKSPTEAADATIDDLEDLRKQLEALNS